AGTCCCATTCTTTCTGGAATTATAGATTCTTGGTTTTCTGGGTtgttaaatgtaaattaatgtaaaaacTGCGGTTTAGGGatttaaaaacttaaaaaaaaaataattgtttaatgaaaataatcAATTACCAACTAAACGTAAAATCAAGATGTTAACggattatgttttttttttctgatataGATTAAACAACACCACCGAAAATCAAGGCCTGATGACGTGAAGTATGAGTCATCACGAGTAGTCATGATGTCGTTTAGCGCATATAGGCAAGGCAGACTGAGCGGGTTAGTTCAAATCATCGAACAAACGCCAAacttgaaaaatagtttattaCTTCATATATTGATTAaacataataacaattaaGGTGTTGACCGAAAAAGGGCCCATAAGCAAAATTATGGTCAAGAATAAAAGAACGCATCACTTGTATTTTAGGCTAGTGTTAAGAACGGtgtttgcaacaaatttttattgagaTAGTCCATACATTAAGTAGGTTTGACTCTTTTACATTGAGGCATATTTTTTCTTACAATAACATCATTTTTGTTTCgaacataattatttaaaagagtATTTACACTACAACTTACTATATGCTTAAATATTagagttttattatgtttagaACATTGATGTCCAAGAAAAATATCCTGATTTTCCAAAATGGGTAAACCCAGCTTTGCTATTACGTTCTTATGCTGGTTTaaagccaaaaaatctttttcatATTCCCCcgatattaattttgttacaataatataaattattgaaaagcaGCGTACTACATCGTAACTGGGATATTGTAAACCCCCTCTATTTTTGGCAGTAATGAAAGACGTTGGTATTTCATTACTTTCCTCAAAAACAAGATCATCTTTCTTAGAAACGAAAAACGTTTCACAGTactgacattttatttttttattgcatgcAAATGAACAATAACCAGCTATGAACGTTATTATTGGCCACATATGTATGGATTCAATATCATCATCATTGGAAAGATTTCGCTTGCTCATAATTTATATGTGTTTCCAAGCTTGCAGCAATAGCATTGCTGAGATTTTCAGAATCTAAACGAGCCCTTTTCGTACTGGGAGCCTCTCTTCGAGGCGGGTCGTTCTGCACAGCCGATGATGATGGGCTATTGAGGACGTGAACAGGCACAGCAcctaaagatttttttatttaaactaaATACTTATATAACACTAAAAAAATACCAGGTGCAGGTCGAGGATATTTAAGGGGAGCCTTCAAAATCGTTCCTGTTTTTTCGTCATGCATGGTTGTGAACCGAAGAATGTCCTGCTCATGAAAATGCAGTTCACACACCTGTAAGTGTGTATTTAACTCACGATAtgttacacaaaaaaatttgttcttACCTTTGAAGATGCAGTTGGGACAAAACTTTTACCATTTTCTCCTTGCCTTTTAATCGCTTGCACCCATCGGGCCTTCAGGTCTTTgtcttttggaaaattaaagaGGCTAACTTTAGGGCCGCCAGGGTAATTTCCCCTACAGTTGGGCGCACAACACCGAAACGGCATGATATATGAAGATATAAATCACATATAAGTGAAGATGAACTTTATTAAATCACCGCTTGGGTTTAAAATCACCACGAGATCACCGTTTTGCTCATTTGCTTTGCCAGCTTGGCTTGGCTTGGCCAGCTTTACTCAATGTTCTGCGCACGCTGTTATGACTACTTGTGCTGACGTCACAGACTGCCTTCTTTTTCGCCATCTGGCCTTATTTCTCGGTGGTGTTGGATTAAATTACATAAACGTGATAACCGGATTAAATACGTCAATGGTGATTTGTATATCTTTCATGTATATTCTATAGTTTTACAGGGCATGCGACCATGTGCTCGTCTCTGATTGGTCGATTAGTTCcgtaataatttataattcgagGTTTTTGCGAAGACGAGAAAGCAGTATGATTAGATTTAGAAATTGTGTTGTTGTAAATCAGCTGAAATTGAGAAACATTTGTTGAAATAGACtacaagttgtttgaagactACATTCCAGTGCTGTTAACAATGATAAGAAAGCTGTTGGTGTTGTTTGTGATCgtaaatataacctcaaatattCATTACGTGTCAAGTACATTAAAACAGGAGTCGGTCAAATCGGCAAAATTACCACCATGTAGGGCTTGCAAAGTATTTGTAGAATCCTTTAAAAAGGTGTGTATataggaaaattaaaaatttcaaattatttatagaGTTTAGGGAATTGAAAGGACAAAGAAGGGCAAGTATGAAGGGGGTGATACAGCTTGGGAAGAAGAAAAACTGGGCTCTTATGCTACCAGTGAGATACggttagttgaaattcaagAAAATGTATGCTCAGATGTTGTTGAGGGTAAAGATCAGTGTTACTCTCTCCACGAACATTATGATTCAGAAATAGAAGACTGGTGGTTCCATAAACAATCAGAAGAACCAGATttatacaaacatttttgtattaacaCCATCAAACATTGCTGCCCTGATCTACATTATGGTACAAATTGCACCCCTTGTGAAGGTTTTCCAGATAATGTTTGCAGTAATAATGGCAAATGTAAAGGAGCTGGTACCAGGAAAGGAAATGGAAAATGCACCTGTGATGTAGGTTATACAGGTGAAACATGTGGTTCTTGCTCAGAAACTTACTATGAAGCTTACAAAgatgataataaaatattatgtgCAAAGTGTCATATTTCCTGTGATGGCCCTTGCACCAAAGCTAGTTCAGCTGGTAAGAaatatttgtgtttaaattatGAACAACcttaaatttctaattttaggTTGTGTTAAATGCAAAGAAGGTTGGATAATGAATAAAGAAAATACTTGCTTAGATGTAAATGAGTGTGCAGGTTCCCAGTCTCCATGCAAAAAGAATCAGTTTTGTGTCAACAGTGAAGGCTCATTTAAATGTTTAGACTGTGATAGAGCTTGTGTTGGATGTACAGGAGATGGACCAGATATGTGTACTCAATGTGCAGCTGGCTATGTTCTAGTTGATAATATGTGCACaggtaataatttttgtattaatttaattgtttataatttttctgtATTGCAGATGCAGAACAAGAAAGTCGCAAACAACACGTTTTTCTGACCAGATATATGACATATTTAGGCCTTTGTGTTGCCACatgcattattttaaataaaaatactacTCTAGCTGCTGTTATTGGGATTGCAGTTGCAATTTATATATCTGTTTCTGAGTACGTTCTCAATTCTCCACCTACTCCTAAAACTGATGGCTTAGCTGAACAAATACTACATTCACAATAGTCAACTTtgtaatgtaattaatttaatttaaattaatgttatgTAAAATGTGATTTTTCGATGTTACCTAAACGTTACaaggttttatttttaccAATAAATAGTCCGTACTAAATGTACGCCTTAATTtcaaaatctgtatttttttgcTATGCTGTGTCATTGTTTCATGAAGTTCAGGTTCCTTTGTATAGATACTGGGTGTGTATAACTGGTTGCATATTCAATGTACAATTatgaaaacagtaaaaataaGTTGTTTAAATAAAGATCATTCTTAAGACGTaagaatttgaatttaaacaaatacaaaaaaatgtaactaaCATATTGAAAAATCATGCGGTATCTAAACTAAATTAACTCAAAAACGGCTAAATTCGGAcaaagaaatttgaatttttagttttgataTCAAAGGCATAAATATGTACGGTAAAATTTTCGTTCTggttaaataatattatttgaaTGAACAAGGGACTTATTTGGTAATGTTAAATAGgtataaatacatattctaatttaaaaataaaattttagatttACCGAATTATtgcaaatgtaaaataaattacgataataaaaaattaagtagTATTCAAGGTTCTTAACAGTACCTATCTACATATGacatttaaatatccttaATTAAATTCCGCGGTTCTCCTAGCCATTTTAAGTGGATATTCAAATTTTGCACAAACACTGTGTAATTTCGTGACGTCTCTGACTATGAATgacaatttagaaaaatagaaTGTTTCAGAAATAGCAGAGTCATGTTGTACATTAGCATTTTCACCGCCCCCTTATTCGAAGTTTTCAGTAGGATCATTTGGCCTACGATTTACGGATTTACCACAACAAGCATTATTTAAAACCATGCGTgaataatagaaaaaacgGTTCATGACAGATCTCTTGAAAATAAGCCAGATATTGGAAAAGAGTCGATGATCGATCTGTGAAGCGTGTGCGTGGAAGGTTTTGAATTGTGGTGGAATGTACAATGTTAAATCGTGGAATGTAATGATTTGTAGGCAATTTGTGGAAATTTGGTTGTCATTTTGTTCGAACTGTTCGAATAAGACTTTTCCCCCCCAATAAGGCGAATCATGCGCATGAGGGAGGCAGTAGGGAGTTTGTTGTTAAACGTGAAGGTTCTTCGAATTCGTATGTGGATTGGTTGGTTGGAATCGTTGTTGGGTTTTCGCCACGGCCATTGTGTTCTTCAAGTGGTTCTTATCTCGAAAGAAAAGGAATTTGGTGGGATATTAAATTCATGGTAATATTTTTATGACAATAGAAGTATGTCGTCTCCAAGTGCAGGAAAACGACGTATGGACACAGATGTTATTAAACTGTATCCTTTCTTTGTGTGTGATCCAAATGTAAACAACAACATTATCCTTTGTATCAGCTGATTGAGAAATTGCACATTATGGGATTCCGTAATAGGGCCATTCAGTTTTTGGGTGCGTACTCCGTTTAGCGAATTCGTGAGCTATTTATATACATGAACAAGCACAAGATTCCTGACAATATGTTATTGTGATATTTTCTTCCTTAACTTGTCATAGAATCGAAAGCAAACATGAAGTCACGATACTTGGGGGGCTGAACGAATTTTGTGTCAAATTTTATGGGCCCAGGGGGAGTGAGTGATTTTTCACATAAATCAGCCACTTACTGTACCATTAAATTACAGCTCCTTATGAGGGAGGAGTGTGGAAAGTTCGTGTTCATTTGCCTGAACACTACCCTTTTAAATCACCTAGTATAGGATTTATGAATAGAGTGTACCATCCAAATATAGATGAAGTTTCAGGCACTGTCTGTTTAGATGTAATCAATCAAGCCTGGACAGCATTATATGGTAAAAGTATTGATTTTACTTttgcatttcttttttttcaattttttaatttttagatctttcaaatatttttgaatcattTCTTCCACAATTGTTAACTTATCCGAATCCAATTGACCCCTTAAATGGGGATGCAGCAGCAATGTATTTACATAAACCAGAAGAGTACAAGAAGAAAGTCTCTGGTAATAGAACAcacaaaaatatgtagttgtattttttggaatttttcagAGTATGTACGTAAGTATGCAACTGAAGAGGCGTTAAGAGGTCAAGAGAACGTCAGTTCAGATAGTGAATCCACCATGTCAGATTTTTCAGAAAATGAAGCAGAGGATATGGAATTATAACGCTGGCTGTCTATACTTGTGAATTCGCTCAATCCTCTCTTGGCTATGAACaacaaattcttttttgtgttatatgtgaTGTGCATTAGGTTTGAGATATGttgttttgcattttttagaGTTTATTATGTTGCACAGTTTTCGAATTgcttaattttcaaagaaataaattaattttctcttaTTAAGCTTAAAATTAGTTGTAGTAACACTTAATATCTCATTAATTTGCCTTATTAAGTTTAATATTGTGATGATATGAGCGTAgcaacatatttattttatagatTAGTGAAAAGTAGGGGAAATTTCGATTTTGTACACATCACAAAAagttttactaattttattaCATCAACTAATCGACGAGTCATATTCAGAAAGACCAAATCAACTTTTTGTGATGTgtactttttctttttagcAATTctttataacaaatattttgtacaGTATAATATTTCCTCTACAAATTTAGTTAGTGCAATAGATATAAGTTGTTGTCACTTGTATTAACGTTTTTCAAGTTACACCATTGATATCATTATGGTCTCATTGTATATACATTAAATATTGTGTCTTATTTAAacttaatatatttttaataagtgTAATTTCAACATCAGTACTTGCACATTGAAATagtcaaattttgttttgatatttttgttcTTGTATCAAAACAAGAGTAACATTGTCCATAAAACATGATCCACATcacgaaaatatttgtaatttttgattaTTACTAAGATAATAAGTGTAGGTCATTTGGTAGCATTTAACAGTAATAAAGAACTAAATTTATTATGTCTGACTATTATTAACCCAAcggtttttataaaatattttccacatttaaatatttacaatggtATCTATCTCAAAGACAAGTTTATTTAGAGATATTTGAGGTAAATAATGAACCAGGAAATTTATTGTTCACTGTTTTGGACGTATAATATAATCTATTTGGACGGGTTTCTGAGTGTTTGGTTGCGTTAAAGGCAACGAAAACGGACATATCGTCCCTCTCTCTCCCTCTCTCTTTAGTACATCGATTAAATGACATACAGATAATCTGAGCAACTCATCACTATCTGTCTCTGTTTTCTAAGGTTTGTTTCTTTGCTGTGTAGTGTAAGCAAATTGTGTGTTATGCGAAATTTTCTATTTATCTGCGCtaaatattaatgaaaattaatttgatatgTCGCTTATAACTTGAAGATAAAGAAAACGGAAGAATTTTTATCGATTACATCCGTAAGTTGGTATTTTAAccacataacctaatttttataataatttttttgttttgttggttcATAATTTATCGTAATTTGTTGAATTACACCATTAACaatctaattttttatcaCATCTCGTATCGATtcacaataaataattcaaacaaTCGATTTCTCGGGAAAACGTATATTAACAAACATCCTATTTTCATTCCTAGAATGTACACTGTTTGCAATGCTGGAACATTGAAAAACCACCAGTAAATCaacaaaatgaatgaaatggGATCGTCGAGCCTTCTGCATTTAGGTGACATTGTGTCCTTATATGCAGAAGGTACAGTTAGTGGATTCCTCAGCACTTTGGGGTAAGCAAATGACATTATTTCATGACCAAATAAagattgtttttcttttaggTTAGTAGATGATCGGTCAGTGGTCTGTCCTGAAGCAGGAGATCTATCCAATCCACCTAAGAAGTTCAGAGGTTATACATTACACACCTGGACTTtgtcaataataaaaaaaaaacacattttaatttcagattGTCTTTTCAAAATATGTCCCATGAACAGATATTCTGCTCAAAAACAGTTTTGGAAAGCAGCAAAACAGAGTATGGGCTCAAACACAGATACCAACCTGTTGAAGAGATTGCACGTAAGTACATatctttaataattttttttgtgcaacaTTAAATTCATAAGCAGCTAAATTTTTTACATCTGCATATACAAgcttatttcttttttcaagGCTTCTTTTGTACCAAActtaactaaaatttaaaatttactgaagctaattgttttttatcccttaaatttaatttttacctaAACATTTAAGACatccaaataactataaatatCGTCTGTAGGAtgttcataaatattttgtgatatttttagtgaaataataaagaaatctGGGTATACAAGTTTTCTattataaattcatttttatttatattaaaaataaataatgcttCTAATGAAGGTTAGCAATAGGCACCTGACGCCAGTTTATGCGCTGTTAtaatacatttcaaataataaaaaatatacaaagaaaattacgaattttttttcttaaacaaTGGTATTTTGAATATTGTCGTTGTATAAAAACATACGTGAGGGTCAATTTTTATGGCAACAAACTTGATTAGGTAGTATCGCTTATTCAATGAAAGAAATCCAATtataattgttttgctttAAAACCTGCGTAATAGTTGTATTTTTACCcgagaacaaaaaaaagaaataaatgtttgATGCGTGAATTGTAAACTTACAGCACGCGGCCGAAATCGAGAAAAAGCAAAATGAGACGGAGAATAAAAAACTTTTGGGAAGCAACGTTCAATATGGAAGCGTGGTACAACTTCTTCATTTGAAGTCAAACAAGTACTTAACCGTAAACAAAAGATTGCCTGCTCTTCTTGAAAAAAACGCAATGCGAGTGTACTTAGACGGTAACGGTAACGAGGGTTCGTGGTTTTACATTTTACCATTTTACAAATTGCGGGCGACCGGTGATAACATCGTTCTCGGAGACAAGGTCATCTTGAATCCGGTGAACGCCGGCCAGCAAGTACTACACGTGGCCGCCAACCACGAACTACCGGACAATCCCGGGTGCAAAGAGGTGAACGTCGTCAACGGGAGCACCTCTTGGAAGGTGACGCTTTTCATGGAGCACCGCGAAAATTCCGACGAAATTCTGAAAGGCGGCGACGTGGTCCGTTTGTTTCACGCGGAACAGGAGAAGTTTTTGACTATGGACGAGTACAAAAAGACGCATCATGTGTTCCTGCGAACCACAGGACGTACCAGTGCTACCGCCGCGACCAGCAGCAAGGCTCTCTGGGAGGTGGAGGTGGTCCAGCACGACCCGTGCCGCGGCGGCGCCGGTCACTGGGATTCGCTTTTTCGCTTCAAGCATCTCGCTACTGGACAGTACTTAGCCGCTGACGTAGACAACGACCAAGCGACGGATCAGATGAGGAGCAAACTTAGGGCAGATTCGGCGGATTCTGCCGTCTATCACTTGGTCCCGGTCGCTTACCCCAACGAAATCGCTTCTTTGTTCGAGTTAGACCCAACGAGTCTGACTAGAGGAGATTCGCTCGTTCCGCAGTCCAGCTACGTCAGATTACATCACTTGTTCACCAACAGTTGGGTCCATTCCACGTCCATACCTATCGACAAGGACGAAGAAAAACCTGTGATGTCCAAAGTTGGATGTGCCGTCATGAAAGAAGACAAAGAAGCTTTCGCTTTAATTTCCGTTTCGCCAGTAGAAGTACGCGACTTAGATTTCGCAAATGACGCATGTAAATTACTCTCAGCGCTATCTGTCAAACTGGAAAGAGGGACCATTTCACATAACGAAAGACGAGCGTTGACCACGCTTTTGCAGGATATCGTGTATTTTGTAGCCGAACTGGaaaacgaacaaaacaaaaccgAAGCTCTAGAATTAGTCGTCACCAACCCCAATAGAGATAGACCAAAATTATTAAGGGAACAAGCGATTCTTAAgcaactttttaaaattctgcAGGTGCGTCCCGACGCCTCCAGTTACGCGAAAAATATCATTTCTCGTTTCTAGGGACCGTTTTTGGACACGAACGGTGAGGGACCGTTCTTGAAAATAGAAGAACTGAACGATCCCAGACACGCAGCTTACAAATACATCTTCAGATTGTGTTACAGGATATTGCGATTGAGCCAACAGGATTACAGGAAAAATCAGGTAGGGCGtgcgtttttaatttttaagagtgtTCTGTACGCAGACAGGCACGTCCAAAAATtacgaagataaaataataatttctgaaggacaaaaaaataatttcataatttgtaCCATCTATTTTTCCtttaagtaaataaattagttGATTGCTCTTAAAATAATTCAGTACAGGGAGGAGAAGCGACAGTTTTCTCTGTTACTTAATCTGCATTTGAGAGAGTACTACAGATTTCTTTCAGCTGGAGTAAGTGGGGGTCTAAAGAATCAAAGTTTCTGTTTGTAGGAGTACATCGCGAAACATTTCGGGTTTATGCAGAAACAAATCGGGTACGACATCTTGGCCGAGGATACTATAACGGCCCTGTTGCACAACAACCGCAAGCTGTTAGAAAAGCACATAACTCCGGCTGAAATCGAGACTTTCGTGGGTTTGGTGAGGAAAAACATGAGCAACTGGGAGTCTCGCTTTCTAGACTACCTCTCAGATTTGTGCATATCGAATAAAAAGGCGATTCCGGTGACTCAAGAGCTGATCTGTAAGAGTGTGTTAAGTCAAAAAAATTCCGACATTTTGATAGAAACGCGCATGATGAAGACCCAAGTGGAAGTGCAGGAAGTTAGCGAAGAGCACAATTTGGAGAGCGACGATTCGGAATTGGAACAGTTGATTACCGTCGTGGAAGAGTGTCAGATAATTCTGTTGTGGAACAATCGTCAGAAGTCGATGTCGCTGGGCGAATTGTGCAAGAACGCGAAGTTGGGCAGCAGAGATGACCAAGCAATATTAGATTATTATAGACATCAGTTagatttattttcaaacatGTGCTTGAACAGGCAGTATTTAGCGTTGAACAATCTCTCACCGCACTTAGATATCGAGTTAATACTCAAATGTATGGCCGACGAGTCGGTCAATTTTGATCTTCGAGCGTCGTTTTGTCGTCTCATGTTGCATCTACACGTCGACAGAGATCCGCAAGAACCGGTGACGCCCGTGAAGTACGCACGCTTGTGGTCAGAAATACCATCAAAGATGTCCATCAACGAGTAAGGCGACGGAGTGTGCGGTATTTTCTTTCTCTAACGTTGCTGTTATAGCTACGATAGCAATAAAACGCCCGATCCTAACAAAGAAGCGGTCCGTGCGAGATTTTGCTCGACCATTGCGTTCGTCGAAGACTACCTCTGTAACGTCGTCGCAAAAATGTGGTCGTTTGCCGATCAAGAGCAAAACAAGTTGACGTTTGAGGTTCGTGAGAGCTTGATTTGGTGTGGTTTGGattgatttttcaattttaggtTGTGAAACTAGCTAGAGAATTAATCTATTTTGGCT
The sequence above is drawn from the Tenebrio molitor chromosome X, icTenMoli1.1, whole genome shotgun sequence genome and encodes:
- the Creld gene encoding cysteine-rich with EGF-like domain protein 2; its protein translation is MIRKLLVLFVIVNITSNIHYVSSTLKQESVKSAKLPPCRACKVFVESFKKGIERTKKGKYEGGDTAWEEEKLGSYATSEIRLVEIQENVCSDVVEGKDQCYSLHEHYDSEIEDWWFHKQSEEPDLYKHFCINTIKHCCPDLHYGTNCTPCEGFPDNVCSNNGKCKGAGTRKGNGKCTCDVGYTGETCGSCSETYYEAYKDDNKILCAKCHISCDGPCTKASSAGCVKCKEGWIMNKENTCLDVNECAGSQSPCKKNQFCVNSEGSFKCLDCDRACVGCTGDGPDMCTQCAAGYVLVDNMCTDAEQESRKQHVFLTRYMTYLGLCVATCIILNKNTTLAAVIGIAVAIYISVSEYVLNSPPTPKTDGLAEQILHSQ
- the UbcE2H gene encoding ubiquitin-conjugating enzyme E2 H yields the protein MSSPSAGKRRMDTDVIKLIESKHEVTILGGLNEFCVKFYGPRGTPYEGGVWKVRVHLPEHYPFKSPSIGFMNRVYHPNIDEVSGTVCLDVINQAWTALYDLSNIFESFLPQLLTYPNPIDPLNGDAAAMYLHKPEEYKKKVSEYVRKYATEEALRGQENVSSDSESTMSDFSENEAEDMEL